In Toxoplasma gondii ME49 chromosome X, whole genome shotgun sequence, a single genomic region encodes these proteins:
- a CDS encoding hypothetical protein (encoded by transcript TGME49_225000), whose amino-acid sequence MSPPSPSRAAASSVSSVRTSVSARPAEEKAGGSAGPPSAAKQSASSPSSPSALSSRVQTWAPSGKGGAKVSLSATAASAVSSLPPPQRQLRTRHVDATKRLFVIRKYEDLEQLAEEEGVRIDPVQLGFLSPTEFVEEDVAALGAAHRAPGVGGAAKKRKQKMIVVPPIKIEESHDADLPDFVRPDHYIRFDQHRDQPTGLRLPDGSLVHYDMLKEDELFVEELNRRVALFAPPALRSSLDLFTLGDSETPAEADMAKSAEVRLTVGDEAVKNERGASQGSSGEAGASSEGRPGRLFEAGGGRTKRRREDEDGEKLAETNELKGELFLSEIAFVKMVDAFEKEVHAKGGNEHSLTQKDAVRIAREDLKLKIHPVLVKQVLMYWLEKRQKLGKPLLRHFWPPCSPSDVSPLAVFRPRQVGREKMTLRKQKRVGKDTLLRAERLLEDIKVVERLLRRMRSRDEKKEQLLEVQFMAFDQMRFEISDPLYHHPLWDAFRERLTSKGEKSRRHAASEKRNQASRACREEAAARLRASADTHQPTAPVSVSSSSFPSASAVSSSSSARRKDRSSSVAGGLDQGSAVGSGEKEERGRGGVSGDRRVEETGRKEAEAAPETDARKARQDGDRSASEAERKKRELEEDECAMREGAQQVDEILGDGSPPWVTWSRGNRHLRPCFFPPASTFAYLSSLSSATSPLPPSLVPPPPAFLNDSSALALPSCRIVRRRGRGGRLWLDRLLCRPHHSASLSENAFVPSSRFASRLPQSSLRQTRALFAGDGASGTKDPGCPYTASGPKGSRRDEEAEQREPTDSAAHANAGNFRSSESTSAGRREDGSSGVSTPQSSGVGDAMDEKRVSNGLDEAPVSKDAQRVKEEGGSAVAAREENASANKRESKKANAQAPPLSQSHANAWKRDAQMQKGFPAWPRQHGLYVQSVRDDKAVGTDRYSPPFATADGVDAPENTGGLHVFSLHRHLAQQEQLASAAASFAASSTLAPRRSPDGWRHLAPPGAPGLASPRRTAFGLRGQEGLACRVMHQGVPVFGGFGGQPGAGLSIALSPYGHPGSLGAPGRLPLAGPLGDAGGVGPGAFGLPHTLAAGAPGAQAQAFFPPGTGPGCFPTSGHPFAFAPSGPAGPLAQPATLAAQFASRGGPGLEFSGGYGLPGAGNAAPLSASLFATSCAQPSFYYNPATGVSLVSSYAQPQGFARPPGALPTQGPFAQAPGRGSAAGQVSQFFYSRQSPPSPASGAVEANKTAPAGDAAIAPREGEDARSVAYAAPTSQSPGSTGFSGRGPVAASGASNGGGSGSAGTGDTTGFFRPGDGGSEAGTANSGAQNAPAGTGASGPAGGAPGQPGGSQAADYSQVYRQQFQGQGGLVCAVPAQFFGAAPHPSQGAPCEQAGPSVSFPPAGAFYPPARGPGAPRAGSGPRAGDSDPATAAATFCRQTSQANFKGWLRVSSTDFEREQGRAKSEGRTRNEEE is encoded by the exons ATGAgtcctccgtctccgtcgcgCGCGGCGGCCTCGTCTGTCAGCTCGGTTCGCACTTCAGTCTCTGCGCGCCccgcagaggagaaggcgggaggGTCGGCAGGTCCGCCGAGCGCTGCCAAACagtccgcctcttctccctcctcgccttctgcgctCTCGAGTCGCGTGCAGACTTGGGCGCCGAGCGGGAAGGGCGGTGCCAAGGTTTCCCTCTCCGCGAccgccgcctctgctgtctcctccctcccgCCGCCGCAGCGCCAGCTCCGGACCCGACATGTCGACGCCACCAAGCGCCTCTTTGTCATCCGCAAATACGAGGACTTGGAGCAGCTCGCG gaggaagaaggagtgCGAATCGACCCTGTGCAGCTGGGTTTCCTCTCGCCGACGGAGTTCGTGGAAGAAGATGTCGCCGCCCTCGGCGCTGCGCACCGCGCGCCCGGCGTGGGCGgagcggcgaagaagcgaaagcaaAAGATGATCGTTGTGCCTCCGATAAAAATCGAAGAGTCTCACGACGCGGACCTCCCTGACTTCGTTCGCCCTGACCATTACATCCGCTTCGACCAACACCGAGACCA ACCTACGGGCCTTCGGCTGCCCGACGGATCTCTCGTGCACTACGACATGTTGAAGGAAGACGAGCTGTTCGTGGAAGAGTTGAATCGACGTGTGGCGCTCTTCGCGCCGCCTGCGCTTCGCTCCTCGCTCGACCTCTTCACTCTCGGCGACTCGGAGACGCCCGCGGAGGCTGACATGGCCAAGAGTGCCGAGGTTCGGCTTACAGTCGGAGACGAGGCGGTGAAGAACGAACGCGGTGCCTCGCAGGGGTCTTCTGGGGAGGCTGGCGCAAGTTCCGAGGGTCGACCGGGGCGGCTCTTCGAGGCCGGAGGGGGGCGAACGAAGCGACGCCgcgaagatgaagacggcgagaagcttgcagagacgaacgagcTGAAAGGCGagcttttcctttctgaaATAGCCTTTGTCAAGATGGTCGACGCATTTGAAAAGGAGGTCCACGCCAAGGGCGGAAACGAGCACTCTCTCACGCAAAAGGACGCCGTCCGCATCGCCAGAGAAGACCTGAAGCTCAAAATCCACCCTGTTCTCGTCAAACAAGTTCTCATG TACTggctggagaagagacagaaactcgGAAAACCGCTTCTCCGTCACTTTTGGCCTCCGTGCTCGCCCTCAGATGTCTCCCCGTTGGCTGTCTTCCGACCTCGA CAAGTAGGTCGGGAGAAGATGACTttgaggaagcagaagcgagtTGGAAAAGACACGCTGCTGAGGGCGGAGCGTCTTCTTGAGGACATCAAAGTCGTTGaacgccttcttcgccgcatgcgcagtcgcgacgaaaagaaggagcAACTGTTGGAG GTCCAGTTCATGGCTTTCGACCAGATGCGTTTCGAGATTTCCGATCCGCTCTACCACCACCCGCTGTGGGATGCGTTCCGCGAGCGGCTGACTTCCAAGGGCGAGAAGAGTCGCCGACATGCGgcgagcgaaaagagaaaccaAGCGTCGAGAgcgtgcagagaagaggctgctgcgcgtctccgcgcTTCTGCCGACACACACCAGCCGACAGCTCCGGTGTCTgtctcatcttcctcttttccctccgcttctgccgtttcgtcctcttcttcggcgcgaagaaaagatcGCTCGAGCTCCGTCGCGGGAGGACTCGACCAGGGAAGCGCTGTGGGGTCgggcgaaaaagaagagcggggGCGCGGTGGTGTCTCCGGAGACAGGCGTGTCGAAGAGACGGGGCGGAAGGAGGCGGAAGCTGCGCCGGAGACGGACGCCCGCAAGGCTCGACAGGACGGCGACAGGAGCGCCTCagaggcggagaggaagaagagggagctggaagaagacgagtgTGCCATGCGCGAAGGCGCGCAACAAGTCGACGAAATCCTCGGAGACGGGTCGCCGCCGTGGGTTACGTGGAGCAGAG GGAACCGTCACTTACGGCCGTGTTTCTTTCCGCCTGCCTCGACCTTTGCGtacttgtcttctctctcttccgcaacttcgccgctgccgccttctctcgttccccCGCCCCCGGCCTTCTTGAACGACAGCTCCGCCCTCGCACTCCCCTCTTGTCGCATCGTGCGGCGCAGAGGCCGAGGCGGGCGTCTCTGGCTCGACCGTTTGCTGTGTCGCCCCCACcactctgcgtctctgtccgaaaacgcgtttgtgccttcctcgcgcttcgcctCGCGTCTTCCGCAGTCTTCGCTGCGCCAGACACGGGCGCTCTTTGCGGGAGATGGCGCGAGCGGTACGAAGGACCCCGGGTGTCCGTACACCGCGAGCGGCCCCAAGGGCTCGCGGcgggacgaggaggcggagcAGAGGGAACCGACCGACTCGGCGGCGCACGCGAACGCGGGGAATTTCCGGTCGAGCGAGAGCACCTCTGCGGGCCGCCGCGAAGACGGCTCttcgggtgtctcgacacctcAGTCGTCGGGGGTGGGCGACGCCATGGACGAGAAGCGCGTCTCGAACGGACTAGACGAGGCGCCGGTGTCGAAGGACGCACAGAGAGTCAAGGAAGAGGGCGGCTCAGCTGTCGCGGCCCGGGAGGAGAACGCTTCTGCGAataagagagagagcaaaaaGGCGAATGCGCAGGCGCCGCCGCTGTCGCAGAGTCACGCAAACGCCTGGAAACGAGACGCTCAAATGCAGAAAGGCTTTCCTGCCTGGCCCCGCCAGCACGggctgtacgtacagtcGGTTCGCGACGACAAAGCCGTCGGAACCGACCGCTATTCGCCTCCCTTCGCGACGGCCGACGGAGTCGACGCTCCCGAAAACACAGGAG GTCTCcacgtcttctcgctgcatCGTCACCTGGCTCAGCAGGAGCAGTTGGCCTCCGCGGCTGCTTCCTTCGCGGCCTCGTCGACTCTCGCACCCCGGCGATCTCCGGACGGCTGGCGCCACCTTGCGCCTCCTGGGGCTCCAGGTCTCGCCTCGCCGCGGCGCACGGCTTTTGGTCTTCGGGGCCAGGAGGGCCTGGCCTGTCGCGTGATGCACCAAGGCGTCCCGGTCTTTGGAGGGTTCGGCGGCCAACCGGGCGCTGGCCTCTCGatcgcgctgtctccgtacGGCCACCCTGGGTCTCTTGGAGCTCCAGGCCGGCTGCCTCTCGCGGGTCCGCTGGGCGACGCAGGCGGCGTCGGCCCGGGAGCCTTCGGCCTCCCGCACACCCTGGCGGCTGGCGCTCCGGGGGCGCAGGCCCAGGCGTTCTTTCCGCCGGGGACGGGGCCTGGCTGCTTCCCGACCTCGGGGCatcccttcgccttcgctcccTCTGGGCCTGCCGGTCCGCTCGCCCAGCCGGCGACTCTAGCGGCGCAGTTCGCCTCTCGTGGGGGACCGGGCCTGGAGTTCTCAGGCGGGTACGGGCTTCCGGGCGCTGGAAACGCCGCGCCTCTgagtgcttctctcttcgcgacTTCTTGTGCTCAACCTTCCTTCTACTACAACCCAGCAACGGGTGtctcccttgtctcctcCTACGCCCAGCCCCAGGGGTTCGCTCGCCCTCCCGGAGCCCTCCCGACGCAAGGGCCTTTCGCCCAGGCGCCGGGACGCGGATCCGCCGCGGGCCAGGTCTCGCAGTTCTTTTATTCGCGTCAGAGTCCACCCTCGCCGGCGTCCGGCGCCGTGGAAGCCAACAAAACCGCGCCGGCCGGCGACGCCGCGATTGCGCCTCGGGAGggcgaagacgcgaggagTGTCGCCTACGCGGCGCCCACGTCGCAGAGCCCGGGATCCACCGGCTTCTCAGGGCGAGGCCCTGTTGCCGCTTCGGGTGCGTCAAATGGAGGGGGGAGTGGATCCGcagggacaggagacacgACTGGCTTCTTCAGGCCAGGCGACGGCGGCTCGGAGGCCGGGACCGCAAACTCTGGAGCCCAGAACGCGCCGGCGGGGACAGGAGCGAGTGGACCGGCCGGCGGGGCGCCGGGCCAGCCGGGTGGAAGTCAAGCCGCGGACTACAGTCAGGTGTATCGACAGCAGTTTCAGGGACAAGGTGGGTTGGTGTGCGCCGTCCCTGCGCAGTTCTTCGGAGCCGCGCCGCACCCCTCTCAGGGTGCGCCCTGCGAACAGGCTgggccttctgtctccttcccgcCTGCGGGGGCCTTCTACCCGCCCGCACGAGGGCCTGGAGCCCCACGCGCCGGGAGTGGCCCCCGggccggagacagcgacccTGCGACCGCGGCCGCGACGTTCTGTAGGCAAACCAGCCAGGCGAA